AGGACGAAACGGGAGCGGAAGCCCCAGcggtctcccttcttcctcgtctttcgctgcctccttctctgcctccttctcttcgtctttcgtcGACCCTCGGTGGAGGGATCCTGCCCTGTGGCCTGCCcggcgccttctcccgcCCCCACCGCCTCCCCCCGAGTACGTTTTCGCTAAAAGTGAGACGCACACGGAAGGCCGAGTGGAGGCCGAGcgcggagacaaaggaggcgGACGAGGTCAGGAGACtggacgcgacagagaagaaaagacggagtctgctctcccgcttcgcgtgcatgcagtcggcCACGGGACGTTCCTTCTCCAGTGTGGAGGCATCAACGTGCTCACAGatcccttcttcgccgccaAGGCTGGACCCTTTGGCGTCCTCGGGTGTAAgtgagagacacaggagacatgagagaaggaaagcgaagcgGAGGGCAGAACAGCGGAGAAGCGAACTCTTTCTTCGGAGGTCGCTTTGACCTTCGGCTTGGCCGACCGACACAAAATGCGCATCCTCAACTGCGTAACTCGAACCTCGCGACACAGCGAACGCAGCGAACGGCTGCAAATGTATCTGGAGGTCTCCACCTACCGTTTGTTGTCTTTCATATAGAAATACACAACCACACAAAGATCTCCACACCGTACAcgtgcatacatatatatatatatatatatgtatatatatgtgtgtacatatgATTTTATGTGAGTGCTCATGCGCATATAGAACAGGGCACTGTGGATGTGCGTTTGTGAGCTCTTTGCTTTCATGCGACTTTCTATCACGCATATGCAGGCGCAAAAGTCGCTGTTTGGCTCCATGTGCGGTTCGGTGCATGTCGTGAAGGCGTTCTGGCAGGCCATCTAGGGGTTGTGGGGTTGATTTaccttttgttttttttcgttgttttctctgttcagtGCCACGGGTGAGTCAGCCTGGGATTTCTCTGGAGTCTCTGCCGCCGATCGACGTCGTTCTGCTCTCGTCGGTTCGCTTCGACGCCTACGATCATGccgctctgcgttttctcgcgaaGCGCGACGGTTCGACTTTCTTCGTCCCGAACGGCGTGCTAGCGCGCAGGTACCTCTCGCCGCGGGTCTTCGGCAGCGTGTACCCGATGAACTGGGGGGACCGCGTCAAGTTCGATGAGAACTTCCtggtcttcttctgcccCGCAGTCCACGCTGCAGTCGGACGCTACGGCGTCGACTGGAACGTCCCCGGCTGGGGCAGCTTCGCTGTGCAGTGGTGCGCGAAGGAGCGGCGCGGCGCACTCGTCCCCTCCACAAAGAGTGTGTTCTTCGGCGGTCGATCGGCTTATAGTCGGAAAATGTTCGACTTGATCCGTGAAGGCACCCGGAGAGACCGCGAGACGCTCAGGCAGGAGATGGAGACGGAGGCCGCGTTTCAgcgagagatggagagagagcgaagaagacgacggggagaagaggcggtCGAAGAGGAGCTGGTGgaagaggcggcagagacggaggTCGGACAAAGGAAAGGGGgaggaggtgaagaagggGGTGACAGGTTCGTCTTTGATCTCGCGATTCTTCCAGTGGGCGGATACGAGCCAAGGGAGTACATGCGCCGCTACCAAATGTCGCCCGAAGAAGCCGTCGAAGTAAGTGGGTGAAAGTAGGATTTTATGGTGCCCCGGCCAGCTGGAATTCcttttgcgttttcttcggtgTCTTTCGCAGTCGAGAGACTTGGTGTTATTTGGGGGTCTGCTCCCcggctcttcttttccagtgCCTCTGTCCTCAttcgttcgtttcttctcccgcgcaTGTTCTTTCATCCGCGCCTCGTCTGCCCAGTCGCTGCCGAGTGACAGCTCTTTCGTTTCCACATGGCAGCCGATTTCGAGTACACCAGGAGGCATGCCTCCATCTGCAGCAGCTGGATGTTGTGGACGCGCTTCTGTTTGTCTTGAGGCGTGTAGATGCTGCAACGTACACAGTAATAtacatgcacgcatgcatgtatattaCGTCGAGCTGCATGAAGAAGCACGCACTGTGCACGTAGCGATCCGGTGTGAAATGTTGTATGCACTTCACTTCATGTTTGAATGTGAGCATTTGATTTtgcgtgtctctgcgttgctTGTAGGCTCATCTTCGCCTCGAGTCCAAGCTGTCTTTGCCTTCTCACTTCGACGTCCTCCCTGTCGGGAGCGAGGCTTTCCGCGAGGCGCCGTCGCGCCTCATCGCTGCTTGCAACGCGAAAGGTGTTCCCGTTGGAGGTTTCACCGAGCACTCCGACTTCGATTTTTCTTTTAAAGGTTCCCAGAAGACCGACGCAGGAAACGGAGCAGGCACTGCGgcacagaaggcgacaggaTATGATAAGTCTAGCGGAGAGCAGGGGGGATTCCATATCCTCGAACCAGGCGCACACTTCTGGGTTCTGTGAGGTGCAAGTCCAACAGTCGTTTGGAGACCGACTCTGTTCAAATGAAGTGAGGGAAAAGCAACTGCGTCCCTAGCGGAGTGCAGAAGGGAAGCTGCATGCGGTATTCCGGCGGGTATACGCGGCCGTACACCTGAGACACTGAGGGCGCAACGGAAATACAAAGAGGACGCACAGAGCAGGCATGATCCGTCTTCGCTACACAATTGACGAAATGAGGACAGAGGCGAACTCGATTTTCCAGACGAGGCGTAATGTGTAGTACAGTTCCGGCAGTCCGGCGACGGCCATTGGGCCAGCCTCTTGTAGGTTTGTATGCGTAGGCCGTCTGGATCGGCAAAATATAAAAACGACCCTATGGTTTTCGCTCTTGGTTTGTATGGTCGTTGTTGGTCTCCTGTTTCAATCTGGAGCTATGTGAGTGACCATTCGGAGCCGAAGGATTTTTCCGGAGCATCGAGCAGTAGTATCGCGCCAGCGAATAGGTTTCCCAACATGGGAGTgttgtcgtttctctttcattTGAAAGAAGCGTGGTAACAAATGTGTAATCTTTACCTGTTTGAACCCAAGGAGACTCACAACTATCCACCTGGCGGTGGCAAGCTTCGGCAGAAATCAACCAGCATAGGCAAACGGGATTGCATCGAATGATGCAAAAACACCCGAAAACATAGAACACTTCACGCAGCAAGGACTGGCATGTGTGCCCGTTCCGCCGGTCCTGAAGTTTGTTTCGTCTTGTTAAAAATGCGTAGTCCTCTGTAGGACTGTGTGCCGCAAGAGCGGCCTTTCTCCCCATTGGATCCAGAGCTTTTTGTTTAGAATCGTTGTGACTATCTCCCTGACAAACTGGAGCGACCACCGGCTGTAGAGCAGGCTCCGAAAGTCATTCACGAGGCTGCGAATCCCGTGGAGTGATGCAAAAACACGCCGAATGTGTCGGTCAGAGTTTTCCACTTCATGGTTCATCCGCAAGAGAAGTAACAAGGTAGGAACCGCGCCTATCAAACCCAACGATTTGCAAGGAAACGCGAttgctttctctgttttaGAGTGTCCGGCTTGTCACGCGGGAATGCAGTGTCAGTGCTACCTGCGAGAGGTCTGCATGACGAAACACGCCCTAAACTCCATAACGAGGAAGAACCGCGAACCATCTTGTTATCGCCATATCCGTCTTACGAAGCGATTCGGGGGGCTTGAGATTTGAATGGGGTTCTCTCTAACACAGAACCACCGGTACTTCCTAGCTGCAGTTCCCTCTCCGGATCCCTCGTCCTTTTCGTAGGCAACTTTGGCCTTTCCACTCTTGTCACTGTCAATTCTTCGCAGTGGCTATCAGACTGCGAAACATGCTGATTGCCCTTTGCCAGATATACAGCAGCGATCTTTTTCAGAAACTCCCACGAATTCTCTCGGTTTCATCTGCATTTTCCCACGCGTCAGGTCAACACCTTTCGTACGTAACAGCTCCTGATACCCAGTTGCAATCCTGTGGTGCCTACATTGAAAAGGGATTCTTTACgtttttccctttctctggGTTCCTGCAGTCGCCTTCGAACGGAAGCCTGCCGTTACAGTGACCATTTGTTTCTGACCGAACAACGTTCACTGTGATGAGGGTACGATCTGGTGTGCTTGTCCACATTGAGTCGGAAGGctcgctcgcgtcttcgttgtgtctctcgcgtccaAACGTAGAGCCTTCGAGTGTGAGTAGACATAGGGTCTCTTCCAGTAAGGGAGTGTCTCAGATGAGGCCGTCTAAGCCGTTGCTAAAGCGGTAACACAACACACAAACCCCGAGAGATCGTCTTCCCCCGACCTCGCTCTGCGAGCGCTCCCCCTCTGAGTAAACAAGGGAACAAGATCAAGCAACGGGCATCGTTTCCCGGTTTTTTCTTGCGTATCTGCTTGGATTTCCCGTCAAACCTGGCATCCTAACACCAACAGAGCTCCCCGAGGTGTCATGTCACTCGAAATACGTTTGCACAGAGTCGCGCGCTGCCTTAATTGTTCAGTCGTTTCTGCCCGCCCTGTCGATGCCCGCGCCGACTTCGCTGGCTCCTGTCACCGCGAGTTGCTCTGCAAGTGCCACCCTCTGTTCATTTTCGGCTATTCCCTTCCCGGTTATTCCCGAGGATCACGCGGCGGTAAGAGAAACGACATGACCGCTCTTGAGAGCGAAAGCTCGACTTGCTTTTTGTGTGGCTGGCAGGTGACGGACGAACACAACACAGGAATGTGACCCGGCACTGGCTAGCTGTGCACTGATCGCGCCCGTCTGTGTGAAGGGAGGCACCACCCGCCGGCTCGCAGCACGGAAGCTGATGGTTGAGGGCCGGCTGTGGAACTTGAGCAACGGTCGGATTCCTCTCTGAGACggctgtttcctttttcattCGCTTTTGCACCATTCATTCCCTTTGGCAACTTTGTTGTTCGCGTTTTGTGTGGTTCGTACCCCCGAGAGACACGTTCCGGCTTCTGCAGCGCGCACCCCCGTTGGCTTGTTCGTTTTCGCCTGCATTTCTCTGCAGGCAAACTTGAAGGTAAACTCTTGTACGACTTGTGCTTTTGCCCGCCAGCAGCATTGTCCGACACGGTGGTTTCCGGGAAAATTCCGCGAGCCTCTCCACTCGGCAAGTCTTTGAGCAAGCGCAGTGTGTGTCTGCTGGGCTCACGTCGTTCGCGTCCGCAcccccttcttccccttggacgtgcttcttttttcctttcctctaacgccttttctttcgtgtcttctctcgtcttctcgcgatACACCACGGCCGCATCGCCCCCTTTGCTGTCCGAGTGTCTACCGCAGCAAGAATTCCCGCGTGTCTCCCGTTACGTTCAGCGTTCTTCCTCAACGTTTAGAAACTTCTTCATTCCCCGCTCTTTCCAAGATGGCATCCGAGACGCCCGCCGCCCCCGTCCTCGGAGAGGAACAGCAGGTGCCCGCCACCCAAGAAAGCGCCTCTGCCGCGCCACACGTGGAAGGCCAGGAGGCCGCTGCGCCGGTGGCTCAGGAAACCGTCATGCAGGCAGGTTCTCCCTACCGCGTTGTCGGAACTGGCGAGCTCTCCGACCCGACAGCTGTCCAGGTTGCTGCAGTTAAGCAGCAACAGGCTATGTACACCGGATTCGGCCTCCCGTATGCCCTCAACTCCCCCTCTGCCATGGTGAGAAGTCACGAGAAACGCCTGCAGAGATGCGCGGCAGATGCTGGCGTATGCGAAAAACGGGGAACGCAGAGTCGAGTCACCGGACTTCCAAGCAGCACTACGGTGATAGCAGCGGctcgcgtgtgtgtgtgtgttggaTACCCTGCGCTGTGTGGCCTGTGCTAAGGGTCAACGAGGAAACAGGGAACAAGCATGAGAGGTGACAGGAGAGCTGAGAGGGGAAGTGCAGCCTATTTCTGGACGAGGTGTGACGGTCTGTGAATCGTTcaggaggggaagaggccGGGGGGTGCGGTTCCGGTTTGGAGGGGGAAACGCTGAAATGCTCGGACGATGAAAGGGGTGAAGAAGCACAACCGAACAAGTGAGAGAGGGGGAacagaagatgaagaaagaacagaacAGTTTCTTGAGTCGTTGGCGACGTGCAAAAGCGTGCTCTGCGGTTCCCGATTTCCTAAACTTCCTTGTAAAAAAAGGAGCCCCACGGGGAAGGGACTGGGGAGAGAACTCAGGTGTGTTCTTGCTGGTGCCTGAATGATACGCTGcggcaacagagaagaggagaatcgataacagagacgagaaccAGCTAGTGTCAACAACACAGGGAGAATACGATGAAAATGGAACTCTACAGGGGAGGGTAATGGGCGCGTTTGAAGGGGAGTCCCTGTGCGACCGTAGAAGTACGAGAGATATGATAGCTAAGCGCGGGCGTCCCTGTTTCCCAGGGAGTCTCTGTGCGTCTGTCACTGTTTTCTCGGCTCGACGCGCGCATCTTTGCAGCACAGCTGAACTTTGCGTGCAGAGAgtgggggagacagaggttgtattttcgttcttcctgtCACACAACGCCTCTGCACAAAACCGAAGTGACTTTTCTTTACGCACCTCAGCCTCTTACTTAGCGGTACCAATTAAGACGTTGGAGAAAGGCTTGGGGTGAGTGTAGCAAAAGGCATCTAGAAACATTTTCGGCTCTGATTTCTTCCCTATTTCCCCTGGCAATGCAGGCAGTGACTCCTGGAATGGCTCCGCGCATAAGCCACCCTCAAACGCCTCTGTACCAGTACCCAGGCGCGCCGGGCGCCATTCCTTTGACAACTTCTTTCTACAATGGCCCTACCAGCGTCAGCGGCCCTTGCTACTACGATCCCTACGGCATGCTCAACCCCGCTGCGTGCTTTGCGCCTGTGCCTCTCTCCGACACTGACCCGTCTGCGGCTGCCAAGAAGATCTCCAAGAGCTCCAAGTCACGGGGATTCTGCTGCTAAGTGCAAAGGGCATGCGTGCGACGCCGCTGCTCTCCCCAGTTCCTTCGACGTGCTTTCTTCGgtgtctttctccctcgctctgGCTGCTTGCTCTCCATGAACTGCAGGGGCACTCGCGGGAAGCAGCGTGCGTCTCAGGCCtttcgcgtgcatgcaggcgctCCACAGGCAGTTTGGAACCAAGGGCTGTGTGGGGGCGGGAAGGCGGAGACTGCGCTTTGTAGGGTGACCATCAGAACCGAGACAGGACCAAAACGCACCTTTGGAAAAGGTTCTCACTCGTGCACGAGTTGAGGGAAACGTTTTATCTGTCTTGCTGTGTCTCAGTATGTCGACTCGAACTTTTGCGAGGCCACCGCAACCATGTGGGAAGCGTAGGTAGCCGAGATAGCGGACGCACAGTCGTCTCTGTGGACCATGTGCCCTTTGTCGaatctgtgtgcatgcatctgtgtaTCGACCTCAACAGCGCGGGAAGATTCAACTCTCACAGTCCAGCGATATGCAGGATAGGTACCCTGCGACACAGGTGCTCCTGACGCCGAATTCTGGCAAAAGAACCTCTAAGCGAACGGCAGGCTGTCTTCTAGAAGCCAGGAGAAACCGCGCCGTTCCTGCGGAGAGCCTTGTCTGTCGCTAGAGCTCAGTAATCGAATGTCTGCTGCCTTTTTCAACAACCCTCCGAAGGCACAGAAAAGGCAGCTGCGAAAACTCGTAGAGAGCAGCTGTGTAGGAGAAGACTGTCTCGTGTCGTTTACCGTTGTTGACCCCCCaggaacgacagagaggaaaagaaaaaaagagacagaagacgaccTGTCACAGACGAGGTAAAGGGGGCAGAGACACTGGTGACGAGACGCTTGTCGAGGCAACGTagagcagagaaaatgcCGGTGACATTCCTCGTAGAAAAATGAAAACGCTCGGAAACGGAACAGTGCCTACGATGAGTGTGCGTTtctgagaagcgaagaagcgaccgtgtttctgtttctttttcgccgAACAAAAGACTTCAAAAAGTTTGGAGGCAACAGAACGCCCCGTCATGCCGCGGGCAGATATACCCTTAAAGGCGTCAGCACAACATGATCTTGTCCAGCCAAGAACAGACATTAGCGCGCAATGTAACTTCCGAAAACGTCTTCCCCCTCGAGTCACCCCAAGCGCGCACGGAAGTTCTCTCTGCAACAACTATTCCAATGGGCTACGTTAGATCCTTGCGAAGAAAATCTTTTAGTGGCGCCGTGGGTACGCTTCCGACCCACGGTGAAGCCTTCCGCCTGATGAGTTCGCGAAAGTGCAGAATTTTTTTCTCAACCTATGCAGGCAGGAagtccttcccttctctaCAACCTTCAGAGAATCCTCAACTCTCAGACAAATGCCGCTAACGCTCTCCAACGTTGCTCCAACACTCACTCTTTGAAAACATAGGTAAAGGATGcagtacatatatatatatatgtatatatatatatatatacatctgtagatatgtatatataatacGTATATGCGTACATACATGCGCACGCATGGGCAGTTCTCCATCTGCACTTAATGGGCGTGGAGCGTCTGGTACAGAGACTTGTGGTTCCGTTTCCCTCTGGATCGAACAGCGATCTGTGGCGTTTACTTGCAAGAATACGTTCGAGACGAATCGTAGAAGGCGCTGTGCAGtgcctctgtttccctcTACACTCTTGctcgagtttttcttccaGCTGTTTTCCACAGAAACCCAGGCACACGAAGCAAAAGAACTTTTTTGTCTTGCGTgactcctcgttctcttgcCGCCTGCATCAGCGGGAGTCCTAACTCGTCTTGTTCTTGCTGTTCCATCCTGAAGTCGTGATTGAGCTCCCGGTCACCTGGAAACGCCTGCTGAGTCCCTGCGCATGGCCGCCGCAGCTCTGCTTTATTTGCACACGGCTTGGAAAAGAGTCTGCAAAGACACTCGCATACGCAACTCCATTCACAGCCATCGAAGGAGCGGCCTCGCTATCTCCGAGGCCTGTGTCGCGTCGCGCTCATCGCCTCTCAGAAGATCGACGGCCTCTCGCCCctagcgagagaaaagaggcgtGGAAGCTTCTTCCCGGGAGTTTTCGATGCCTCGTTCTTTGCccagaagcggagaagcggCGCTTGGACCTGAAAGACCCTCCAGGCTACCTGC
This Toxoplasma gondii ME49 chromosome VIII, whole genome shotgun sequence DNA region includes the following protein-coding sequences:
- a CDS encoding hypothetical protein (encoded by transcript TGME49_231150), producing MRRPCCPSLRRIAPRPPSPSSYSLSSPVGSSSVFSLPVSPRFSCLFSPSVCSPSSSVSPDVTRWLWSSSTSRTFSSSSSVSFLRRALRRFVLHFSPPAASPFPQPSLAEKRRFLRYRLLQYQQHAKQQKISWTPFEGHRSKGDRNARTRRVRGEEAEAEAEPRQTEAAKDATLRENVKENSEPLSRSLRGRNGSGSPSGLPSSSSFAASFSASFSSSFVDPRWRDPALWPARRLLPPPPPPPEYVFAKSETHTEGRVEAERGDKGGGRGQETGRDREEKTESALPLRVHAVGHGTFLLQCGGINVLTDPFFAAKAGPFGVLGLPRVSQPGISLESLPPIDVVLLSSVRFDAYDHAALRFLAKRDGSTFFVPNGVLARRYLSPRVFGSVYPMNWGDRVKFDENFLVFFCPAVHAAVGRYGVDWNVPGWGSFAVQWCAKERRGALVPSTKSVFFGGRSAYSRKMFDLIREGTRRDRETLRQEMETEAAFQREMERERRRRRGEEAVEEELVEEAAETEVGQRKGGGGEEGGDRFVFDLAILPVGGYEPREYMRRYQMSPEEAVEAHLRLESKLSLPSHFDVLPVGSEAFREAPSRLIAACNAKGVPVGGFTEHSDFDFSFKGSQKTDAGNGAGTAAQKATGYDKSSGEQGGFHILEPGAHFWVL
- a CDS encoding hypothetical protein (encoded by transcript TGME49_231160) encodes the protein MASETPAAPVLGEEQQVPATQESASAAPHVEGQEAAAPVAQETVMQAGSPYRVVGTGELSDPTAVQVAAVKQQQAMYTGFGLPYALNSPSAMAVTPGMAPRISHPQTPLYQYPGAPGAIPLTTSFYNGPTSVSGPCYYDPYGMLNPAACFAPVPLSDTDPSAAAKKISKSSKSRGFCC